One genomic segment of Nilaparvata lugens isolate BPH chromosome Y, ASM1435652v1, whole genome shotgun sequence includes these proteins:
- the LOC120355224 gene encoding uncharacterized protein LOC120355224: protein MDFQKKITRNSKLAICPECSQQFILKDYLKKKKQPLLIGCGHSACESCIRSAVTAKRDIVCKFCGFTKPFEPEMADDLQNFFPIDQFTVGRLIRGSSIGIYNSVELRKNFKKTQASTKSKYSPILPIFSLSLNTIPQTLRVGFRAWESPGRK from the exons ATGGATTTCcagaaaaaaatcacaaggAATTCAAAACTGGCCATTTGTCCAGAATGTTCACAACAGTTCATATTGAAAG AttatttgaagaagaagaagcagccgCTGCTGATTGGCTGTGGGCATTCAGCTTGTGAGAGCTGCATTCGTTCAGCGGTGACTGCCAAGAGGGACATTGTATGCAAGTTTTGTGGCTTTACCAAACCGTTTGAACCGGA AATGGCTGATGATTTGCAGAATTTTTTCCCCATTGATCAGTTCACCGTTGGCAGATTGATCAGGGGATCTTCAATAGGAATCTATAACTCGGTTGAGTTgagaaaaaattttaaaaagacaCAGGCTTCGACGAAAAGTAAGTATTCTCCAATTCTACCAATTTTCTCACTTTCATTGAATACTATCCCACAAACAttaagggtcggtttccgagcttgggagaGTCCAGGACGAAAATAA